DNA from Alphaproteobacteria bacterium SS10:
CCAATGTGCGCGAGCGACTGACCCATAAGTTCAATGTTGAGACCGGTGATCTCGAGAAATCGACCGGCATCGCGGACGATTAAAACCATAATTTATGGGGGTGCGACGCCCTGTTACGCAGTTCAACGGTTGACGCTGTCGATACTCGCCCCTATTTTCCGCGTCCTGCGACCGAGCAATCGGATCGCAAAGGTGGTGGGAGCGTGTAGCTCAGCTGGTAGAGCAGCTGACTTTTAATCAGCAGGTCCAGGGTTCGAACCCCTGCGCGCTCACCATTCCTTTTCATAACATCCATTTCAATCCGGATAGGGCGTCATCGGCCTGGGTATTTCGCCCGTGCTGAATTGCCCGGCAGCTGTTAGCATACTTACCTAATCTGGGTAGGTGGGCAGCGCTTGGTTCTCTCTAAGCGAAAATCAAAGTCATTAAAGGCTAAACGGGCAGCGATCGCTTGGTTGGTTATCTTCCCGCTCGTGTTCGGTTCCTCTTTCGGTTTGGCATATTGGGTTTCAAACCAGCTACTGCCAGAAGAGCGGCAAGCCGAGCGGGAAACACCCGCACTGTCCTTGGCCCGTGAGGCCAGTAATATGATGATCGCCATTCGGCGGCATAATCAGCTTTGCCACCCCAGCAATCTCGCCCAGCTATCAGCCGATGAGATTGACCGGCAGCTAGAAGACGCAAACGCTCTGTTCGGTGAAGCCCGAGGTCACTTTGCGCAAATGGAGTTGGCAGCAGGCCGGATTAGTGGCCGGAATGATGGTTTGGACCTGGCCTTAAACCAGCTCTTAGGCTCAGTTGAGCAGCGGTTAGCCACCTATGGCACCGTGGCCGTTACCCAGGCAAATCTGATTGAAGGGCAGCTAAACCCTCCAGAACCAGCGATTAGGCTGGCACCGTCGGTCTATCTTGCCGCGGTCTATGAAGGGTTCCAGCAGCGTCGCGAGGCACTAAAAGATATGCAGGGCGCCTATAGTGACCTGCTGACCTGGCTCGAAGATCCATGCCATCACGCGCAGGATTGCCATATGGCTGTGGCCGGTCCACCGGGACAAAATCAGCCATCGCACAGCCCCTCTAAGTGACGATTTTCAAGTCTAGTCCACCCCAATGACCAATCCACCGCTTTACCTGGAAGACTATGCCAATGCGCTCGGGCATGTGGTGATCAGCCATAATGCAATGGAGGCAGCGCTGGCTGAGCTTGCAGACTTGTTGTGGCAGGGGGCCGAGGGTGATGCGGTCGATACGGAGCGCTTGATGGGCCGGCGCAGCTTGGATGAGCGGCTCACCATGATGGCCGGACGCCTTAATGATCCAGGACTTAGGGGGAATTACAAAGCTTCGTGGATAGACGATGTCGATCGTCTGCTCGTGTCCTGCCGACCGCTGGTCGCCCAGCGACATGAGGTTGTTCATGGCATCATCAAAACCCATGAGGCAGGTGGGGAAACCGGCTGGATCGATGGGCTTGATGATTGGGAGAGCGTTGAGGAATTGTTGGAGCTCTCAGATGCATTGGATAGGCAAGCCGAGGCTCTGATTTCCCTCATCGCAGACGCTGGGCCAAACCGACTCGGATAGCCGCCTTAAGCTTGTTTAGTGGGCTTGCCCAAGAATGCTTGTGGCCAAATGTGCACGATCGATCGCTATGACGCGCCTGACATCCGCTGCCTGATCTGGTTGGTCAATTCTATCCATTCGAAAAAGCTGTTTTATATTAGTCCACTATCTCTCGTCCCTCTCTCGTGATCTCGAGTACGAGGCCAATGATGAGCTCCATAAAATGTGGACTAACGAGGTCGCGGTGGGACTGCCGCCAGAGTTTTGGCATCCTTTGAGATACCTGCGGGCCCGGGCAAGAAGTGTCCCGGGAAGCAACTCAATCGCGCGAACTCAAGGTTTTTGACATGGCAAACGGCTATCAAGCGAAACGGCACCTAGTCCTAGTGGACGACCGGGTAAAAGACTTCGAGCAGCTCGCCCAGAATTTTACGGTTGATGAGAGCACCCGGACCGAAATTTTCCATGTCGATTTTCGGGACCCAGCACAGCCCTGGCTGAAGAGCGTTTTCGCCACGGCCAAAGCCGAAGACCTCATCAGTGTTTTTGCCCATGGCGAGGAACTTGGTTTCCGACTTGGCGAAGATTTGGTCACGGCGGAGTGGCTGGCAGAGCAAGATCTCCCAGAGAGCCAAGCCACGCTGCACCTTTACGCGTGTAAAATAGGTCGTCGCGCAGGGTTGCTTGATGGTTTGGCCGATCTTGGTCTGACGATTGCCGCGTCTGAGCATCCGCTAGGCAGTGTTGAGCAACGCCCTGACGTCTTTGATGTGTTCCGCACACATGATGATCCGTCGCTTTTGCCAGTAGCGCCAGCGATTTCAGCCAAAGCATTGGCATCATACCCGCACACGCTCAGCACAATTGTCGGTGACACGAACTTTGATAACACGGATCCGCTTAACCCAGTTTTGCTGCCTGATGACGTTCTGGTTGGTGGCCCGCTTGATGACCTTATCCAAGGTCTGACTGGTAACGATGATCTAACTGGCAACGGCGGTAACGATACCCTTGATGGGGGTATCGGTGTGGATCGTATGGACGGCGGTCCTGGCAATGACTCTTTCTTCGTTGATGCACAGGGCGATATCGTAATTGGCGGTGATGGTTCCGATACCATCAATACTTTTGTTCAGCTGAACAGCCTTGTTGATGACGTCGAGAACCTCGTTCTGGGTGCCAGTAATATTATTTCTGGTACCGGTAATAGTCTCGACAACATCATTGTCGGCAACTCATCTGATAATGTTATCGATGGTCAGGCTGGCGCCGACACGATCTACGGTGGTGGCGGTAATGACCTTATCTTGGTCGATAATCTGCTCGACGTTGCTTTTGGTGATGGTGGTTCTGCGGATACAGTTCAGTCAGCGGTCAGTTATACCATTGATCTGTCGGTAGAGACGCTTGTTCTTGATGACAATATCAATGCCATTAGTGGTACCGGACACGATCTCGCTAACATTATTATCGGTAATACTTTTGGTAATGTTATCAGCGGTCTAGGTGGTGTTGATCAGCTGTATGGTGGTGCTGGCGGTGACATAATTACCGGCGGTGCAGATGGTGACATCATCTATGGTGATGATGACAATGATAGCATCGATGGCGGTACCGAAGCGGACAGTATGTTCGGCGGCAATGGTAATGATACCCTGGTCGTGGACAACGTTGGCGATATCGTTAGTGGCGGTGCCGGTGACGGTGACCGTGTGCAGTCTTCAATCGACTTTAGCCTCAATTTTGATCCTACCGGTAGTGTGGGAGAGGATGTTGAAGAGCTGGAGCTGATAGGTATAGCCGTTACCGGTACCGGTAATGAAGCTGACAATTTGATCATCGGTGGTGTGGCAAATAACCAGCTGTTTGGCCTTGATGGCGCTGACACTTTGAATGGTGGGGCTGGGATCGACACCCTGTTCGGTGGCAACGATGATGATGTCTACATCATCGATGGGGCCTTAGGCCTTGATGTGGTCACCGAAGCGGAGGCAGGTGGCCTTTCCGATACTGAGATTTTCTCGAACATTGCGAGCGTAACCATCTCTGCCAATGTTGAGAACGGTATCATGGGCACTGGTGTTGGCATTCTATTCGGGAACCAGGGCAACAACATTATCCTTACCAACGGTATCGCTAACATCGTCTATGGCGGTGAAGGGGCCGACACTATTGGTATCGACCCGATCGATGGTGGCGTCTCGAATGCCGGCAACGATTCCCTTTATGGCGGCGATGGTGATGACTCCATTCTTGGTCTTGAGGGGGCTGATATTGTCCTTGGCGAGGATGGTGCCGATACGCTCGACCTCGGTACTGACAATGACGTCGGGTATGGCAATGATGGTAATGACGTTGTCCTAGGCGGATTTGATGATGACCTGATCTTCGGCGGACAGGGTGACGATACCCTCTACGGTAATACGGAAGCCGACACCCTCTACGGTGGTGCTGGTAACGATGTTGGCTTTGGTGGTGACGGTGCCGATATCTTGGTTGGGGCCGATGGTGATGACTCGCTAGACGGCAATGACTCCAACGACTTGATCATGGCTGATGATGGTAATGATATTGCCAATGGCGGTGATGGCGATGACACCATCTATGGTGGTGTCGGTAGCGATAACATCACTGGCGGCGATGATAATGATCTGATCTTTAGCGAAGACGCGTCTGATTTTGTTGGTGGCGGCAACGGTAGCGATACGATCACGACAGGCGCGGGTGACGACACAGTCGACGCGGGTGATAATGACGACATCATCTACGGCAACACAGGCGCAGACTCATTCTCTGGTGGCAACGGCAATGACGTCCTTTATGGCGGCCAGAATGCCGATACGCTTGATGGTGGCACTCAGGACGACCTGCTTATCGCAGGTGACGGTGATGATGTGGCCATTGGTGGCATTGGTGCCGACACGATCTTCGGGTCCGTCGGTGCGGATGCCATGGATGGTGGTGATGGTGATGACATCCTCTACGGCAACACCGGTAATGACAGCGGTGATCTTGGCTCGGGCGAGGATATTGTCTTTGGTGGTCGTGAGAATGACCTGTTTGCTGGTGGTTTCGGTAACGACATCCTTTACGGCAACAAAGACAATGACACCCTGTCTGGTGGTGGCGACAACGACACCCTCTTAGGTGGCGCCGGTGCTGACAGCCTTGAAGGCGATGTCGGAAACGACATCCTCTACGGCAATAAGGGCGATGACATCGTCAATGGTGGCGATCAATTTGACCGGCTGTTTGGTGGCCAGGATAACGATATTCTAGATGGCGGCGCCTTGGACGATGCGCTTTACGGTAACTTCCAGGAAGATCGCCTCTATGGCGGCGCTGGGGAAGACAGCCTGTTCGGCGGCCAGGATAATGACCTCCTCTTCGGTGGTGATGGCGATGACCGAATAAACGGTAACCTCGGCAACGATGTTCTCTTCGGTGATGCTGGGGCCGACCTCTTCATCTTTGGCAGCAACCGGGGCTTTGATGTCATCTTTGACTTCAATGCCGATGAAGGTGATCGGTTGTCATTCGGTGCGCAGTCGCCAAGTTCGATTATCGCCACAGCGGTACAGATTGAACTCGACTTCTCGGCGATCACAGGGACGCCACTTACCGGCGACAACGTGGTGCCGGTTGAGACTTTGTTCGATAACAACTTCCTGGCGGATCTTCAGGCGCTTGGCCTTCAGGAAACAAATACCGCGACCTTTGTGTCGGCGCCGGGCACGGTTGTTGTCCTGATCGGTGTCGCACAGTCAGAGCTGTTAACAACCAGCTTTGCCTAGGCCAGATACTGGGTTGATAAAAACCGCCGGCTTTAAGGGTCGGCGGTTTTTTTATCCGTCTGATTTGGTTTCTGGCTGAGCGGATGCGTTTTCAGCGGCGTCGGATGTGTTCTGCTTAGTCTTGTCCGTGTCGAGTTGGCGAAGCTGGCCAATCAAGTCACTAACTAGATCCTGGATCAGTCCGACAAACACCATGCACATCAGGAGCATGGCGCCAGCAAAGGCTGGCAGCAGGTGCAAAAGGGACCGTTCTTCGCCGCGCGCCATCACCGCGGCAAAGATGATGCCGCCGATTGTCAGCACGGCACCTGTAATCCAAATCGAACGCAAAATAATCTTAGGCATAAGGCGAACATTGCAGCCTTAAGAACACGGCCAGAGTGTGCCATAGGTTACGCGCTGGTACACCACCAAGAATATAAGACATCAAAACGTCTGACGCTCTGTGTGCCAAACTACCAATGCCAGAACAGCCAAATGTTCTCCGCGGGAGATGACCAATGCCGACCAATAAGCCAACCACGTACCGCACTCTG
Protein-coding regions in this window:
- a CDS encoding DUF4347 domain-containing protein codes for the protein MANGYQAKRHLVLVDDRVKDFEQLAQNFTVDESTRTEIFHVDFRDPAQPWLKSVFATAKAEDLISVFAHGEELGFRLGEDLVTAEWLAEQDLPESQATLHLYACKIGRRAGLLDGLADLGLTIAASEHPLGSVEQRPDVFDVFRTHDDPSLLPVAPAISAKALASYPHTLSTIVGDTNFDNTDPLNPVLLPDDVLVGGPLDDLIQGLTGNDDLTGNGGNDTLDGGIGVDRMDGGPGNDSFFVDAQGDIVIGGDGSDTINTFVQLNSLVDDVENLVLGASNIISGTGNSLDNIIVGNSSDNVIDGQAGADTIYGGGGNDLILVDNLLDVAFGDGGSADTVQSAVSYTIDLSVETLVLDDNINAISGTGHDLANIIIGNTFGNVISGLGGVDQLYGGAGGDIITGGADGDIIYGDDDNDSIDGGTEADSMFGGNGNDTLVVDNVGDIVSGGAGDGDRVQSSIDFSLNFDPTGSVGEDVEELELIGIAVTGTGNEADNLIIGGVANNQLFGLDGADTLNGGAGIDTLFGGNDDDVYIIDGALGLDVVTEAEAGGLSDTEIFSNIASVTISANVENGIMGTGVGILFGNQGNNIILTNGIANIVYGGEGADTIGIDPIDGGVSNAGNDSLYGGDGDDSILGLEGADIVLGEDGADTLDLGTDNDVGYGNDGNDVVLGGFDDDLIFGGQGDDTLYGNTEADTLYGGAGNDVGFGGDGADILVGADGDDSLDGNDSNDLIMADDGNDIANGGDGDDTIYGGVGSDNITGGDDNDLIFSEDASDFVGGGNGSDTITTGAGDDTVDAGDNDDIIYGNTGADSFSGGNGNDVLYGGQNADTLDGGTQDDLLIAGDGDDVAIGGIGADTIFGSVGADAMDGGDGDDILYGNTGNDSGDLGSGEDIVFGGRENDLFAGGFGNDILYGNKDNDTLSGGGDNDTLLGGAGADSLEGDVGNDILYGNKGDDIVNGGDQFDRLFGGQDNDILDGGALDDALYGNFQEDRLYGGAGEDSLFGGQDNDLLFGGDGDDRINGNLGNDVLFGDAGADLFIFGSNRGFDVIFDFNADEGDRLSFGAQSPSSIIATAVQIELDFSAITGTPLTGDNVVPVETLFDNNFLADLQALGLQETNTATFVSAPGTVVVLIGVAQSELLTTSFA